Proteins from a single region of Allocatelliglobosispora scoriae:
- a CDS encoding chorismate-binding protein — MDSPDAAACALLYRPETDPDTVELILGTPVESHTLETAMKSDDAALVLLPYRQITERGYACHDDGEPIVTIEITDRIAIPLDSFIAAMPNTEVSLADGEFDISDAAYAASVREIIDQEIGAGEGSNFVIKRSYHGCLADYSPSTALTIFQRLLRQEHGTYWTFLVSFGGRTLVGASPESHLRVDGDLVTMNPISGTYRYPAGEPDPAGLQAFLDDRKETDELYMVLDEELKMMARICDEGGTVIGPRLRQMARLAHTEYHISGTSKQPLPAILRETLLAPTVTGSPVENACRVIHRREPTGRGYYSGVIALVEPNRRLDAAIVIRTADITADGDLTLSVGATLVRHSDPATEVLETHAKVAGMLAALSGERAAARTPVAVPAVDAAIEAQLEGRNADLAPFWLGRRPARKPPTWRTLVIDAEDTFTDMFAVQLRHLGHDVTVRTYREVSRTDGWDLVVLGPGPGDPRDGDDPKIARLRTLAAQIYASQRPLLAVCLGHQILSHHLGLPLVRLEHTQQGRQRTIEIFDETATVGFYNTFVAQADTDRLGTVMVSRDPATKEVFAMHGPNFRSFQFHPESILSADGLHLLGRHVGTLLAP; from the coding sequence TTGGACAGCCCTGATGCGGCGGCCTGCGCACTGCTCTACCGACCGGAGACCGATCCGGACACGGTCGAGCTCATCCTGGGCACACCTGTCGAGAGCCACACCCTCGAAACCGCGATGAAGAGCGACGATGCCGCTCTGGTGCTGCTTCCCTACCGGCAGATCACCGAGCGCGGCTACGCCTGCCACGACGACGGCGAACCTATCGTGACGATCGAAATCACTGATCGAATCGCGATTCCTCTTGATTCATTCATCGCCGCCATGCCCAACACCGAGGTGTCTCTGGCCGACGGTGAGTTCGATATTTCCGACGCCGCCTACGCCGCATCCGTCCGCGAGATCATCGACCAGGAAATCGGCGCCGGAGAAGGTTCAAACTTTGTTATCAAGCGTTCATATCACGGATGTCTAGCGGATTATTCCCCGTCGACGGCGCTGACTATTTTCCAACGGTTGCTGCGCCAGGAGCACGGCACCTACTGGACGTTTCTCGTCAGCTTCGGCGGGCGGACCCTCGTCGGCGCCTCGCCGGAGAGCCACCTGCGCGTCGACGGCGACCTGGTCACCATGAACCCGATCAGCGGGACCTACCGGTACCCGGCCGGCGAGCCGGACCCCGCCGGGCTGCAGGCGTTCCTCGACGACCGCAAGGAGACCGACGAGCTCTACATGGTGCTCGACGAGGAACTCAAGATGATGGCGCGCATCTGCGACGAGGGCGGCACCGTCATCGGGCCCCGGCTGCGGCAGATGGCCCGGCTGGCGCACACCGAATACCACATCAGCGGCACCAGCAAGCAGCCCCTGCCCGCGATCCTGCGCGAGACGCTGCTCGCACCCACCGTCACCGGCAGCCCCGTGGAGAACGCCTGCCGGGTCATCCACCGCCGCGAGCCCACCGGCCGCGGCTACTACAGCGGCGTCATCGCCCTGGTCGAGCCGAATCGCCGGCTCGACGCGGCGATCGTGATCCGCACGGCCGACATCACCGCCGACGGCGACCTCACGCTGAGCGTCGGCGCCACGCTGGTCCGCCACTCGGATCCGGCCACCGAGGTCCTGGAGACCCATGCCAAGGTGGCGGGCATGCTCGCCGCGCTCTCGGGCGAGCGTGCGGCCGCGCGTACCCCCGTGGCCGTGCCTGCGGTCGACGCAGCGATCGAGGCCCAGTTGGAGGGACGCAACGCGGACCTGGCGCCGTTCTGGCTGGGACGACGGCCGGCTCGCAAGCCGCCGACCTGGCGCACCCTCGTGATCGACGCCGAGGACACCTTCACCGACATGTTCGCCGTCCAGCTGCGCCACCTCGGCCACGACGTGACCGTGCGCACCTATCGCGAGGTGAGCCGGACCGACGGCTGGGACCTGGTCGTGCTCGGTCCCGGGCCCGGTGACCCACGCGACGGGGACGATCCCAAGATCGCCCGGCTGCGGACGCTGGCCGCGCAGATCTACGCGTCGCAGCGGCCGCTGCTGGCCGTGTGCCTCGGCCACCAGATCCTCAGCCACCACCTGGGCCTGCCACTGGTCCGACTCGAACACACGCAGCAAGGCCGCCAGCGCACGATCGAGATCTTCGACGAGACGGCGACGGTCGGTTTCTACAACACATTCGTCGCCCAGGCCGACACCGACCGCC